In Lactuca sativa cultivar Salinas chromosome 5, Lsat_Salinas_v11, whole genome shotgun sequence, the DNA window tACGTATCAAATTACATATTGATGTTACTGATAATTTCTTGTAAATTTACAATAGATATacttttataagttttaaaaattCAACAATTTAACGAACCGGATACCCAGTATTAAAACCGCTACCCACCGGTTCTAATTTCAGTTCCAGTTCCAAATAATTAGAACAGGTACCAAATAACCCGCCTACTCCCATCCTTACGAAATAGGATATCTATGGGAAATGTAATTAGTTGGAGCACATGGattgaaatattaaaaatatattcatctttattactttattAATTTCCTCATGGCCAACATCTTAACCAAATAACCTTCATCAACATAACCCACCATCTTAATATTTATCTAAAACTCTACAAACACCGTCAAAAATCTCATGTTTGGCACTATCTCAGACTTTTCTCCGTCTTCTTCACCAAACAGCTTATGAGGTAAAGCTCCACTATAAAGAAAAACTGTCGTTGAAAGAAAACGAGAAACACACCTCTGGTAATGAGTGAAAGACTTTGACTTATATAGAAAACATTGTTCTTGTTTCTCCTCCCAAAAAAACGAGAGCTTAAACTCTTATGTACATTCATGAGAGTTTTCGGATCAATTCCTAAACTAACAATACGCTCAACTGCTCAAGTAATGCAATTCAAACCCATGGATGAATGTAAATTACAAAAACATCTCTTTAAGGACAAACAATATCTTTGCATGAAGCAATAAGGTTCTCAAATTGAGTACAAAAAACATCACAAGATTTGATAAATCATCATATGTTAAGAGAACAATCTCAACCAAGAACAGGGAAAATTCGAGTGATATGCTCCAAGGGAATGCTGTCTGCAGTGCTTCTCTTGAGGTCTGGATGATTAAACTCATTACTTGGCAGTGAAACAAGTTGCCCTTTCCCTTGTCCCTTTGTCACTACCCAACCACTGTTTGCCACGTGGTGCTCAATAAACTTATCCAAAGACACCCCCTCAATATTAGTCGCCTGTTACACCACtcattttattaaaaagaaacagggtatttacgtcttttaCACAAATAAGGGAAAAGGGCATATGAAAGAAAACAATACCTCAGCAATAACAGTCCTCGGGACCTTTTGGTATGTTAGAGAGAGAACATTAACTGCATATCTTTGAATTGCTTGCTCAAATCCTGCATTAAAAGTATTTTTCTTTAATCTTTTTCAGCAAATTTAAATCATTTTGGATATTTAATTTCAGAAAAAAAGAGACAATTGGTGGTGATGGATGCCTGCATACCTGGCACAACATCTAGAATATGGCGGTTTTTAGCTGCTTCATCCCAAAACTGACGAAATTTGGCAGTCTGTACAGATTGTAGGATATATTAAAAAGATTAATATTTTTGGAAGACCTAAAATGCTAAGAGAATCCATATAAACACAGAAGGGTGCTACCTCAAGATAGTGAGAAAGAACTATAAGAGTCTTGAACTGCTCATCCATTTGCTGAAGATTGAAAGAAAAAAACATTTGGTCAAAATAAATAAACCACAACTGAATATAtcatatgtataaaaatatataaaagaccATGAGAAAAAGAAGTACCACTCTTTCTGGAATCAAAAAGAGGCATAAGCTGAAATCTGGAGCAGGCATGGCCATAAGAGCCTACAAAGAAGATTAAGTAGTGGATATAATGGATTTGGATTAGAAATAAATATAAGAGAAAGATATTTTGATACTTAAATAAATTGGAAAATACAAACCTTGATCAAAATCCGGGCAACAATCTGAGTGCTCATTCGCTCTGGCTCAAACTGTGTACAAAGATTGAAAAGATTATAGAAAGGAACTGAAAATTGATGAATAAAAATGGCAGAAAAGATTGGAAAGATTATGGAAAGGAACTGAAAATTGAGTTACCTGATAGAGGCGAAGAAGACAAAGGTTTGCTTCTAAACTGTAGGTCTGTGATGAAACCTGAATATTATTCAGCATGGTTATATAAAATCCTAGTAAAGATGTGAGTGAAGTACATAAATAGAGATACCAAAATTTCTAAAGGTAATAAATGATCCCAAAACGAAGATGTGAGGAAGTGTTAGGTGATGATCATAAGTTGATTAAAAGTATGACTTGCAAACAGATGATAGACTAAACTTCCAGTTATGGCCTATTATAAGAGCTTCAATGTGTCATCATAAACTCCAAATGTGCATGTGCTCTCAGACTTTACAAGGCCCCAATTGTTTTCAATCAAGATTATTGCTAGAAACAGAAACGACATTTAGATGTCTAAAACTATGCAGTATACACTGACAAATAGTTAAAGTAAGAagattctttttcttcttcttcttatacaAAAAGTAAGAATGAAATTGCCGGGTACAAAATCAAAAGAAGAGACAGTGGTGATCAAAGTGATGGAGATACCACCCACAAACCCAAATCCAAGGCTATGATTGCATGGCAAAATGTAAGCAAGCAATTCAAGTGTTCCTAAAAGTTGAAAACTTGGAGTTTCTTGCAATTCAATGAACCTGATAATAAACATCAACTTTGATCCTTCTAGAATTCCTCTCAAATTGACGACGAAACTAGGGTTCCTATCTAGACACCAGTACAAGTGTAATTTGGTCCCTACGTTTAATCGAATTTCTCTGAAGTAGTTGCCTATGGCGGTGTACAAGGCATCGATGCATTTTGAGCCTCCTATTTCAGTTACTGTTCCAGGGGTAAATTGAAAGTTAGGGTTTAAGGGGTGAAAGGTTCTAGGGGTTGGAAGAGAGAGGAGAAACCATGAGCCAAAGAGGAGAAACCAGCGAAATGAGAAACAATCTTGAGAAAAAACGAATAGCAATTAAGAATGAATTAGAAAGTAGAGAGAAGAAGGGTACCTGTTCGTTGACATAATTCTCGAGGTCGGGAAGAATGTCAGGATTGTAGGGATTGACAGCAACGAGTTGCTCGACGGTGTATGACATTTGAGACTGAGATTGAGTTGGCTGCTCCCTCCCCATCTTGTTCCAGTTCTACCGGAATGTTTTCTCAGGACGACGATGGATTGGCGTCTATGTCATTGATCACTACGTTTCTCCCGTTAGGGTTGGGAATTGGGCCTTCTAATGGGCTGCATATCAATGACAATGGATCGCAATATATTCCGTAGGCCCGATACAAGTTAATTGGGTTAATTAGGTTCATCTTTTCATTTTACtaaataaaatatttgatttattttacAATTTTATCGCATATCAAAGTATCAAACATTACCacgtttatttgtttattatcttACCATCATGTCACGCTTTGGTATGCCACTGTCTTAGGGATAAATGTTAAACCGTGTAGCAAATCATTCACAATCACACGTCGAATATTAGTTTTCATCTTTTGAAAATAAATCCTCAATTATTTGTATAATAATAAGTATATATAGGGGCGGTCCTTATAGGTGTCACACAGTGCCACCGGAAACACCTGACTTTCGTATATGCAATgcaaaaaaatttgaatttttaatcTACTATTGTGTCGCTACTTTAAAAAAATATGCAACTACATAAAAGAAAATGTACCACTACATGCAAGTTTTTTTCCCGTGTCACGCCTAGTAAGAAATCATGTGTCCGTGTGACTATATAGTACATTGTTTATACACATAAAGTTTGTTTTAGTGGTTTTTAAAACCAAACATGTTTCTTGTGTGTAATAGTAATACTATTGTATAACCACACGTTGTCTTTGTGGATTAGAATCTAAAAACTAAACATCCTTGTCATAAATCCATTCAATCCATAATGCTTAAGCTATTTAAAGAAAATGAACAAATCCCaagttgtcatttatattttctTGTTTCCATGTCTTTTTTTGTTTCttgttttggaattaatttttgcAAGCCTAACTTCTAAAGTTATGATGGAAAATCAACTCATACTTGAGTGTTGGTTCATCTCATGGAACTTTGTAGTGTTTTGTGAAGGTTTCCTTTCAAGAACAAGTTGTTTGGTAGACAAACTAACTATCTTTATCATAGGTTGAATTAGGTATAAGACCCCTTTCATGTCAATACTCTCCACTACATGGTGCAACAATATATTTATCTTCTTTCATAAATTGGATATttctatgtatgtatgtattatgtatgcattaattatgtatgtatgtatattagCTTTAATATTATTGATATCAAAAAACATTGTTTAAAAGATAAGACAATGACGTTTTGGTTAGCTAATAATTTTACACTCTCAAACTAATGCTTGTCTAGAGATTACAAATTAGGCCAAGACACGTAGACAACACCATAATTTGGGTACCATGTTTTTTAAGGTTATTTAAAAGCTCATCACATCATGATTATGAGAGTGGATTTTTTTACTAGTGGTTTGTTTTTGACTTTcgtttatgtattaaaaatattgtttttatttaaCAAAAGCAAAGGAATAAGAGTGGATAATATAAACGAATCTCATGATATTTTCTTACCCTTTATTATAAAAGATAGGTTTCCGTTTTGGGAAAAAGAAAGAATTTTTTTAAAGGAAAAAATGATCCATGTATGAATCACATATCTCATTGACAATTGAATAAATATAACCAAAattcagaagaaaaaaaaaatctccaAGTAGTGTAATTTTCGTAAACCAATATCTTCAAAAATTTGAGTGGCATGTTGTTTTATTTTCTCAACACGATGTCGTTTTCATGTTTGCAAAAATCTTGACATCCCGTGAAAAACTATAAAAAcctatattttttttagaaaaacatgTATTGTCATGTAAAATAGATTGTGAAAATCAAAATCCATACTACGAAAATTAAATGTTGAATTGGTACGGTACCAATTCGTTTTTCCTTAAACTGTGACAtgattaatataaaaaaaattgtttccgGTACTATACCAACTATACTGTGTATCAATATATTTGGATACCAACAATTTTGTTGGTACAAATTGGTAATGGTATATACCGAATTCTTTTAGGGATGTTTGGCAAAAAAGTTTGTTGTTTATtagcttattagtttattaactaacaagtaaatgtgggataatttatgaaaaaaaatgacttattagaggttccccaccggaataaattatttttcatccaaacatttttttaacTTATAGCGCTATGGAACCTCTAGTAAgctaataagttgttttaacaAGATTagtcaaacacccccttaattttctattctaacattttaaaattagtttataacccgtaaaaatcacggttataaaattaattaaactttcatagtaaaaacttaaaattattaatcaattattttaaataacttattaacTAAGAgaaattttttagttatataaaattataatcgtcgatttaaataaatacatgaaattatatcacatttttatatatattaagttgattttatttttattttaatgttattaatttaatgtaattagagtctgaaatttaaaatttaaaatttgaaataaagagtcagttattaatttaatgtaattaaagtgaaaatttttaaatttaaattttaaaattaagaattaataggttgacatgtGACATTATAAGTAACATCTAATATTAAGTCGttatgagactcatgtattatacgggttatttttttttaagttaaatataaagatcaaaatatttgagaactttgaatttataagaaaataaataaaataatgaattattataaatcaaatgtttttatcttttaaatttaaataaataaacaaaagaaactaatgaactttaatttaaaaaatttaaaattaaaatgtaaGTTCATTAATggaattgatattcatttattattacatttattgcaattattacattaaaatattatatgaaatttaatgaaatagaaaaactcataaaataacatgtggcaaaaaattaattcaaaataaccacaaatgaCATttagcaaattgaatgagagtgtcacatatggcaaaaaaaaataactttcatttattagattagatgatgatttttaatATTGTCATAATTGTTAATTGggaaataaacttatttatttattagaatatggATAAACAAATATATTGTGTAATTTTGATGCTTAGTGAAGAAATTAGTTACACGTTTCtcttaatttacaaaaaaaaaatctattgaTGTAAcactaaagtaatgttttaattttGTGTTTTAACGTGGTGATAATTATTGACTAATGCGACCAAATAACTTATATAACGTTTTTAAAATTGAAAACACTAAACACTATTAACAATTGAAATATgcaatttcatatatatatatatatatatatatatatatatatatatatatatatatatatacacacacacacatatatgaaTTGGTTGGTACGGTATTACCATGGTATTCAAACTTTTATACCATGACCGTACCAAGATTGGTCAATTGGTACATTACTAACAATTAAACATGTTGGCTACCAAATATATTGGCTACCAAACATGTTAGTTGGTTTTTCGTGGTACAATTTTGACAGACCTACTATTGATGAACATATTCTAACCTTTTTATTTAGAGTTGATTCATACACAACAGTTTTTCTCCATTCACAACaatttatattaaaaatgttACATTGTACAACTCAATATAACATCTCTAATGATTATTCTTAAATTCTAAAATGAAGAAACAATGGTCCTTGATTACATTTCACTCATTTGGTCTCCACCTTAGGATCATTTTGTTGACATCATCCTTGACCAAAATATGATCGAGTCAATAGTGTATCCCTAATTTCCTTCTTACATTTCATTCCTAGGTTTTCCTCTCCACACAATCAGCCAAGAGCGTATCCCATGAGAGTCAATAGATGTAGTTGTGATCGATTGGAAAGATTTCAAAATCGAAAAGGACATACTATATGAAGACATTAACGTTCCTCAATGGATTGATAATCATGATCATCTTGTTGATGATGAAGCTTAGTTATGCCCCCCTGGTATTTTTTGTTCTTCTGTTCTTGTGTTGAATGCTTCAAATTACTATTTTCTTACAGGTTTTAAGTTTTAGGTCATGGATTAAGTTTTCTTAGATTTGATGATGTTTCTCATAAGTCTAATTTTTGCAAATTTGTTCATCTGGTAACTAATCCCAGAGCACCACTTGTAGGTAGCCAATTATTGCAGAAAAAAAAACTTGATAAAACATCACATGTGAATCTAATGAATCTATGATAAATATgcatattaaaagttaaaaactaaaTATAATCAATCATAGACTACGCAAGTTTAATTTTATTAGTATTAGAATTAAAACCTTGTAAAATGTCTTCAAAATGTGCTCTTCAAATAATCCTATTTCTAAATTTTAATAATTCACTTTTTGCAGTGTAATGGTGACAATTGAGGTCTCAATTACATGGTGAATAAGTTACAGGGTGGTCATTTCTTAGCCAATGGGCATCTGTCCAAAATTTTTTGTCATAATTCCCCCATTTTCTACAGTCCCCTAATATGGTATGTGCTTCATAGTAAGTGACGAACTTGATGTCTTTGTTGCTATATTTTTTGGTGATTGTAAACCTAACTCTTGGATTTCATAACTAAATTTAATCATGTCTCAAGATCTATAAGTCatgaagggtaaaatagtctttttgaAAGTCATTCATGACATTTGCCATAGAAGTGGGGATTTTTTTAGTGTGGCTTGCGAGGTGGTTCATTGACCGAGATTCTTGAATGGCTACATTATGAGTTTGATTCTTTCTGGTAATCTTTTGTTAAACTAACAGACCAATTTTTATAATAGTTGTCTCCATGATTTATCAGGTCTCTTCAAGGTAACAAGTTCaattgaaatttttgaaaaatcaaatcgGTCTCATGCAAACATGGATGTGCTGTTATGGTTTTTATCATTTCCAAAAGACTAAAAATACCCTTTTGTATACTTAGACTAAGGTGAAACACATATTTATGGTTTTAAGTGTAACGTCTGCAGATTcgtgctagtcaatttagagataataagcgttaaaaatgattttttgatagaagattatttagcataaataatcttaaccaaagatatattatatgtcacactaatttcatacatataaagagcgttgaaatctgacttataacgaagaagttatgactcgttgaAGTTTTACGAgtaaaccggcacggcgccgcatatcgtaaaaagtaaatttttgataaaatacctTTTAGCCTTAtgaatctaaacgaaattcgtagtatatgttaaaccgagagcgtgcatataaagaacgtcaaaatttgATTTCatttgagaaagttatgatttttctaagattaagGGTAATAGTACACAATatggaaatcgaattttagatcggccgatttttagccgacacaacctaaatgagaattgaagatctcattaatatgaGCTCAATGATTAAAAGACAgctgaaaacggacgtcggatgacaaaattgtgaatttttttaactgactttaactgtctaagcctgttaaaatataattttaaaaataaaatcaaaattaccccacggagtctaaaagaaagttatagatcacgtcgctacctacgtgtggatataaagaacgtaaaaaacagagctcgtatgtgaaagttacgaaatttagaagataattatttTTAGACTAAACTAGCGACTGACAAGTAGCAAAATTCGAACCACTACTTCTTCCCCACGGCTTTGCATGAGACCGCGCGACGTGTAACATTATGCCCAACGTAATTTTGAGTACGTTCAACGTAACCCTTAAAACCCATTACGCTCAACGTAATTcttgagtacgctcagcgtactcggtGCTGACAACCTATAAATAAAAGACATTTTCACTCTTTTTCTCACATCTCTTCACCCATTTCTTTCCAAAACACCTCCAAACCCTCTAATATTTCCCCTAGtacctcctaggtgttagtagcgaGTCCTGGAGCGTCAAAAGACCCCGAGAAGAAGTGCTTTCGGCTCAATAGTTGTACTTACGCAGAGCCCGATTTCTcgctaaacccccttgtaagtgagttatgtttatcataatttaagtataacttatgtttaagttcattatcattattatgaacctataaacaacatttattagtgattccaagtcgttatactgattaatctacttacggggatgatgtataGGCTGTGATTTAATGAGGTGTTTAAAATAGGATTTCCAAACattatacttcgtataccaaacggaccctacctccaatatgaaactacctggttgttccttagtTGACATAtattgaagtagactttgagttaatgatgaatctagactaataattagtcgtaataaatattagactaaaacctAGCAATAATTATGTtaggttacgtcaaaggaaaaCACAGTTGCTAGAAATGAAGTGTTGCCCAAATTTCAAGCCGTCActttaacaaatgaatacataatcctttttatgaacatgattttaatacatatattaataaatgtattaaatatatattgAAAGTTTATATGTGAGTTATATACTTATTATCTGgaaatatgtgatatatgtatatttgatgatatacgaTATGCGAACCAAACATGGTtctatatgtgttaagatgtattTAAATGATAATcataataatagaattattataaatGAGAAGATAAATGTATGTTAATACTTAATAATCTGTATAAAATATTACACCAAATTAGGATAGTGTTGTCAAATCAGAGTTAACATTGAAAGTTGATTATAAACATTGTAGGCTTGCTTAGTGATGAAATACGACTTAAAAGAGATGCTTAGTTggatattgggtagtatcttaTTAAGGGTATGTGTGTGATCAGAATAGAGTAGAAACTCTCTTCGAGGAGATTGATGATTGATGGAGTATATCTTACGTATAAAAGTACTTTTTATGTATCAAGTTTTTTTCAAAGCTTTGTGTCTTAGGTGTTGCTTGTGTCAGGATATTATTATGTTTTGGGGTACGAGTCCTATACATACTAGGATGCTATAATGTGACAGAAATattatcatgtacaaagtccttTTTTTGACACTATTGTATGTCAGGGTACGGGAGCATACGAaagtactttattagtattttcgcatgtatgtatgtatgtatatatgtaagtatgtatgtatgttagcTTTCATATTATTGATATCATATAACATTGTTTAAAAGATAAGACGTTGACGTTTTGGTTAGCTAATAATTCTACATTCTCAAACTAATGTTTGTCTACAGGTTACAATTAGGCCAAGACAACACTATAATTTGGGTACCATGTTTTTTGACGTTATTTAAAAGCTCGTCACGTCATGATTAATAGACTGAATTTTTTTACTAGTGGTTTGTTTTTGACTTtcttttatgtattaaaaatattgttttttttttcttttatttaacaaAAGAAAAGGAATAAGAGTGGATAATATAAACGCATCTCATGATATTTTTTACCCTTTATTCTAAAAGATAGGTTTCCGTTTtgggaaaaagaaaaaaaaaaactaagggAAAAATGATCCATGTATgaatcacatatctcattaacaatTGAATATAGAAAAACCATAATACCTGGCGCTTTttaaagatttttctaaaatataaccAAAATTCAGAAAAAATCTCCAAATTGTGTAATTTTCGTAAACCGCTATCTTCAAAAATCTCGGTGGCATGTTGGTTTCTTACGATGTCGTTTCCATGTTTGCAAAAATCTCGCGGCCGGTAATCTATAAAACTtatatttctttttaaaaaaacatgATTGTCATTGTGAAAATCAAAATTCATACTATGAAAATTAAAGGGTCGAGTTGTTCCGGTACCAATTTATTTTTTCTTAAACTGTATTTGTGCCAActataattaatataaaaaatttgTTTCGATAGTATACTAAGTATATTTGCTATCAATATATTTAGATACCAACAAGTTTGGTTGGTAAAATTGCTAATAGTATATACCGAATTCTTTTAATTTTCTATTGTAACatttttaaataaacaaatatattGCGTAATTTTGACTCTTAGCGAAGAAATTAGTTACATGTttcttttaatttataaaaaaaattctacTTGTGTAACACTAAAGTAAcgttttatttttgtgttttaatgTGGTGATAATTATTGACTAATAAGACTAAATAACTTATATAACGTTCTTAAAATTGTAAACATTAAACACTATTAACAATTGAAATATTCGAtttcgtttatatatatatatatatatatatatatatatatatatatatatatatatatatatatatatatatatatatatatatatatatatatacacgtgtGTATGAATTGGTTGGTACGGTATTAACATGGTATTCAAACTTTTGTATCATTATCGTACCAAGATTGGTCAATTACTACAATACTAACAACTGTTGATCAATACATAACAGTTTTTTTCCACACAcaattatttatgttttaaaatattatattatacaaCTCAATATAACATAAATTATTATACATGAAATAAAAGTATTGTATacaaatcaaaaaaatatttatttaaagtgAATCTATTCCAATCCATTTTATGTCTATATCAACTCTCtcctttatttttattgttattttagttGCTCTTTAATATTTCCGTTTTAACTTATTATTTCTATCATTTCTTCGTTCTTTTAGACCATTTGTAACCTATCTTCATTTTTTCTCCTATAAATGGAGTAAAAAATAGagtaaatagtgtttcatcttcaaccctactccattttctaacccattttttaccccaaaaagtatattcctagaatatttcatttttataacttatatatattatcaaatacactcctctactaattaaactctatatttatgattaattaatataaattactatataacatgatattataaatattaaatattgcatttaaattataattagtagataaaataaactagaaatgtataaaataaaaataagagacACTAAAATTAACAACCAAACTTCACCTCTATTTTTGGAGATTTGAATAGTATTCCCCGATATAttggggaatactattcatatctccaaaaatggaggtgaaaaTGAGGTAGGATTGGAGAAGAATGGGAAAGAAATGGAGTTTGGGGATGGGTTGGAGATATCCTTATTTAAAAGGGCATCCAATCTCGAGGTTGGAGATATGATAATTGTgttgtttaaattttaaataatcatatcattaggCTTTTCTGATTTATAAGAATACATTTCTCCTGATTTCATAGAAACATGGGCTGCAATACGTATTTAGATTGAAGTATCCATAAATAATCAAATATGCAGATGAATAAGGGTGTGGTAAGTAGTGTGTGAGAGAATATCAACTTTGGGTATTGTTTATTATTTTCTTTGAGTTCAATTTATTGGTTAAGTAATAAATAGTTGGTATAAAAGGAGATAGAGGAGGTGATGCCGCAACCATTAATCGcatgaatgattctttgatgcgAAGCAAGCATTGATTGCATATTTGGGATAATTGGGGTAAAGGTAT includes these proteins:
- the LOC111899118 gene encoding eukaryotic translation initiation factor 3 subunit K, which encodes MGREQPTQSQSQMSYTVEQLVAVNPYNPDILPDLENYVNEQVSSQTYSLEANLCLLRLYQFEPERMSTQIVARILIKALMAMPAPDFSLCLFLIPERVQMDEQFKTLIVLSHYLETAKFRQFWDEAAKNRHILDVVPGFEQAIQRYAVNVLSLTYQKVPRTVIAEATNIEGVSLDKFIEHHVANSGWVVTKGQGKGQLVSLPSNEFNHPDLKRSTADSIPLEHITRIFPVLG